A window of the Pungitius pungitius chromosome 3, fPunPun2.1, whole genome shotgun sequence genome harbors these coding sequences:
- the LOC119195607 gene encoding POU class 2 homeobox associating-factor 2-like, which produces MDTEYSKRVYQGVRVKHTVKDLLAEKRSRQTSGPRYNGGSPTPPSFVQMSAGSHMLPSYYGMRRPFTSDSDFCPSTDAYPPPLGGKPLGCEPASMTSYSSFIDYYPETFGDYRSAAAFSSSGGAFLPSSAISSLLPPYGSESSHLFLRDSWEQSVPEPVSQAEALCPDGLASVSAPPSMPSPEPPGSPSQYRSPSRGSSMGPGSQPYTLHPLEEAHYHPLTSSGSYPVASASFACPSYMHTPISDIVTKMVTEEAADGHAGLPSEVHPSWAKEDGVSPWSPYEIRRAY; this is translated from the exons ATGGACACAG aataTTCCAAGCGGGTGTACCAGGGAGTCCGGGTCAAGCACACGGTCAAAGACCTGCTGGCGGAGAAGAGGTCCCGGCAGACCAGCGGGCCCCGATACAAC ggGGGGTCGCCCACGCCGCCTTCGTTCGTCCAGATGTCAG CAGGCTCTCACATGCTTCCCAGCTACTACGGCATGAGGCGTCCCTTCACCTCCGACTCGGACTTCTGCCCGTCCACCGACGCCTACCCGCCTCCTCTGGGCGGGAAGCCTCTCGGCTGCGAGCCGGCCTCCATGACCAGCTACTCCTCCTTTATCGATTACTACCCGGAGACCTTCGGCGATTACCGCAGCGCCGCCGCCTTCTCCAGCTCCGGGGGGGCCTTCCTGCCCTCGTCGGCCATATCGTCCCTGCTGCCTCCCTACGGATCAGAGTCCTCCCACCTGTTCCTG AGGGACTCGTGGGAGCAGTCAGTCCCGGAGCCCGTGTCTCAGGCGGAGGCTCTGTGTCCGGACGGCCTGGCCTCCGTCAGCGCCCCGCCCTCCATGCCCAGCCCGGAGCCCCCAGGCAGCCCCTCTCAGTACCGCTCCCCGAGCAGAGGCTCCTCCATGGGCCCCGGCAGCCAGCCCTACACCCTGCACCCCCTTGAGGAAGCCCACTACCACCCCTTGACCTCCAGCGGCTCCTACCCGGTAGCCTCCGCCTCCTTCGCCTGCCCGTCCTACATGCACACCCCCATCAGCGACATTGTGACCAAGATGGTGACGGAGGAGGCGGCCGATGGCCACGCCGGCCTCCCCTCCGAGGTCCACCCGTCCTGGGCCAAAGAGGACGGAGTGAGCCCCTGGTCGCCCTACGAGATCCGGAGGGCCTACTGA
- the zbtb44 gene encoding zinc finger and BTB domain-containing protein 44 isoform X1: MGVKTFTHSSTSHSQEMLEKLNALRSQGHLCDVTIRVQDKLFLAHKVVLACCSEFFRSKLVGRPDEEDKFVLDLHHVTVSGFAPLLEYAYTSTLSISTENIIDVLAAASYMQMFAVASTCSEFMKSSILWGPGGGSGGRANNSNINNMAADKPQESAAESASSHCALTPLDGSVSPVSSDCSVMERNVPTCRESRRKRKSFATMASPDSPLKCTAQMVTTSPQIPNPSPSFSDGAPPTVESSLAFPWTFPFGIDRRFHSDKPKLPESPRCLEQGATGPGEAAAGRRLSDFLTCESSKAVAAVPAEEEEEEDVRVKVERLSDEEVQEASSQPVSASQSSLSDQQTVPGSEQVQEELLISPQSSSIGSMDEGVSEGLPSMQSTSNPGGHGEDDERLEGIQYPYHLYINPSARPGTNGPDRPFQCPTCGVRFTRIQNLKQHMLIHSGIKPFQCDRCGKKFTRAYSLKMHRLKHEGKRCFRCQICSATFTSFGEYKHHMRVSRHIIRKPRIYECKTCGAMFTNSGNLIVHLRSLNHEASELANYFQSSDFLVPDYLSQVQEEEEALGVQYELEHPEHHPVYPGNATASSTTSVASSTSCSVHMPVISQVSSSTQNCESSPGFLSPEPLHLPPASLQAEETKAADGAGGSSPEVFEEEEEEEEEEQRAELPP; this comes from the exons ATGGGGGTCAAAACCTTCACCCACAGCTCCACCTCCCACAGCCAGGAGATGCTGGAGAAGCTCAACGCGCTGCGCAGCCAGGGTCACCTGTGCGACGTCACCATCCGGGTCCAGGACAAGCTCTTCCTGGCCCACAAAGTGGTGCTGGCCTGCTGCAGCGAGTTCTTCCGCTCCAAGCTGGTGGGCCGGCCCGACGAGGAGGACAAGTTCGTCCTGGATCTTCACCACGTGACCGTCAGCGGCTTCGCGCCCCTGCTGGAGTACGCCTACACCTCCACCCTCTCCATCAGCACGGAGAACATCATCGACGTTCTGGCGGCCGCCAGCTACATGCAGATGTTCGCCGTGGCCAGCACGTGTTCTGAGTTCATGAAGTCCAGCATCCTGTGGGGCCCGGGCGGCGGCAGTGGGGGCCGGGCCAATAACAGTAACATTAACAACATGGCGGCGGACAAGCCGCAGGAGTCGGCGGCGGAGAGCGCCTCGTCGCACTGTGCCCTGACGCCGCTGGACGGCAGCGTGTCGCCGGTGTCCTCGGACTGCAGCGTGATGGAGAGGAACGTTCCCACGTGCCGCGAGTCGCGGCGCAAACGCAAAAGCTTCGCCACCATGGCGTCCCCCGACAGCCCGCTCAAATGCACGGCGCAGATGGTCACCACCTCCCCGCAGATCCCCAACCCGTCCCCCTCCTTCTCGGACGGCGCGCCCCCCACCGTGGAGTCCTCCCTGGCGTTCCCCTGGACCTTCCCTTTCGGCATCGACCGGAGGTTCCACTCGGACAAGCCGAAGCTCCCCGAGAGCCCCCGCTGCCTGGAGCAGGGCGCCACGGGGCCcggggaggcggcggcgggccgGCGGCTCAGCGACTTTCTGACGTGCGAGAGCTCCAAGGCGGTGGCGGCGGtgccggcggaggaggaggaggaggaggacgtgagggtgaaggtggagcggctCAGCGacgaggaggtgcaggaggcgTCGTCGCAGCCGGTCAGCGCCTCGCAGAGCTCGCTGAGCGACCAGCAGACGGTGCCGGGCAGCGAGCAGGTCCAGGAGGAGCTGCTCATCAGTCCTCAGTCCTCCTCTATAG gctccatGGACGAGGGCGTGTCAGAGGGCCTCCCTTCCATGCAGAGCACCTCGAACCCTGGAGGACACGGCGAGGATGACGAGAG gttggAAGGTATTCAGTACCCGTACCACCTCTACATCAACCCCTCAGCCCGGCCCGGCACCAACGGGCCCGACCGGCCCTTCCAGTGTCCTACCTGTGGAGTCCGATTCACGCGCATTCAGAACCTGAAGCAGCACATGCTCATTCACTCCG gcatTAAGCCTTTCCAGTGTGACCGCTGTGGGAAAAAGTTCACACGGGCCTACTCCCTAAAGATGCATCGGCTGAAGCACGAAGGTAAACGCTGTTTCCGGTGCCAGATTTGTAGCGCCACATTCACGTCCTTCGGCGAATATAAGCACCACATGAGGGTCTCCCGACACATAATCCGCAAGCCGCGGATTTACGAGTGCAAAACGTGCGGGGCCATGTTCACCAACTCTGGCAATTTAATTGTACACCTGAGGAGTCTGAACCATGAGGCGTCCGAGCTAGCAAACTACTTCCAGAGCAG TGATTTCCTCGTGCCCGACTACCTGAGCCAggtgcaggaggaagaggaggcgctgGGGGTCCAATACGAGCTGGAACACCCCGAGCATCACCCCGTCTACCCGGGCAACgccaccgcctcctccaccaccagcgtcgcctcctccacctcctgctccgtCCACATGCCCGTCATCTCCCaggtctcctcctccacgcAGAACTGCGAGAGCTCCCCCGGCTTCCTCTCACCAGAGCCCCTGCacctcccccccgcctccctccaggcggAGGAGACCAAGGCGGCCGACGGAGCGGGGGGCAGCTCCCCggaggtgtttgaggaggaggaggaggaggaggaggaggagcagcgggcCGAGCTTCCACCGTGA
- the zbtb44 gene encoding zinc finger and BTB domain-containing protein 44 isoform X2, protein MGVKTFTHSSTSHSQEMLEKLNALRSQGHLCDVTIRVQDKLFLAHKVVLACCSEFFRSKLVGRPDEEDKFVLDLHHVTVSGFAPLLEYAYTSTLSISTENIIDVLAAASYMQMFAVASTCSEFMKSSILWGPGGGSGGRANNSNINNMAADKPQESAAESASSHCALTPLDGSVSPVSSDCSVMERNVPTCRESRRKRKSFATMASPDSPLKCTAQMVTTSPQIPNPSPSFSDGAPPTVESSLAFPWTFPFGIDRRFHSDKPKLPESPRCLEQGATGPGEAAAGRRLSDFLTCESSKAVAAVPAEEEEEEDVRVKVERLSDEEVQEASSQPVSASQSSLSDQQTVPGSEQVQEELLISPQSSSIGSMDEGVSEGLPSMQSTSNPGGHGEDDERLEGIQYPYHLYINPSARPGTNGPDRPFQCPTCGVRFTRIQNLKQHMLIHSGIKPFQCDRCGKKFTRAYSLKMHRLKHEVISSCPTT, encoded by the exons ATGGGGGTCAAAACCTTCACCCACAGCTCCACCTCCCACAGCCAGGAGATGCTGGAGAAGCTCAACGCGCTGCGCAGCCAGGGTCACCTGTGCGACGTCACCATCCGGGTCCAGGACAAGCTCTTCCTGGCCCACAAAGTGGTGCTGGCCTGCTGCAGCGAGTTCTTCCGCTCCAAGCTGGTGGGCCGGCCCGACGAGGAGGACAAGTTCGTCCTGGATCTTCACCACGTGACCGTCAGCGGCTTCGCGCCCCTGCTGGAGTACGCCTACACCTCCACCCTCTCCATCAGCACGGAGAACATCATCGACGTTCTGGCGGCCGCCAGCTACATGCAGATGTTCGCCGTGGCCAGCACGTGTTCTGAGTTCATGAAGTCCAGCATCCTGTGGGGCCCGGGCGGCGGCAGTGGGGGCCGGGCCAATAACAGTAACATTAACAACATGGCGGCGGACAAGCCGCAGGAGTCGGCGGCGGAGAGCGCCTCGTCGCACTGTGCCCTGACGCCGCTGGACGGCAGCGTGTCGCCGGTGTCCTCGGACTGCAGCGTGATGGAGAGGAACGTTCCCACGTGCCGCGAGTCGCGGCGCAAACGCAAAAGCTTCGCCACCATGGCGTCCCCCGACAGCCCGCTCAAATGCACGGCGCAGATGGTCACCACCTCCCCGCAGATCCCCAACCCGTCCCCCTCCTTCTCGGACGGCGCGCCCCCCACCGTGGAGTCCTCCCTGGCGTTCCCCTGGACCTTCCCTTTCGGCATCGACCGGAGGTTCCACTCGGACAAGCCGAAGCTCCCCGAGAGCCCCCGCTGCCTGGAGCAGGGCGCCACGGGGCCcggggaggcggcggcgggccgGCGGCTCAGCGACTTTCTGACGTGCGAGAGCTCCAAGGCGGTGGCGGCGGtgccggcggaggaggaggaggaggaggacgtgagggtgaaggtggagcggctCAGCGacgaggaggtgcaggaggcgTCGTCGCAGCCGGTCAGCGCCTCGCAGAGCTCGCTGAGCGACCAGCAGACGGTGCCGGGCAGCGAGCAGGTCCAGGAGGAGCTGCTCATCAGTCCTCAGTCCTCCTCTATAG gctccatGGACGAGGGCGTGTCAGAGGGCCTCCCTTCCATGCAGAGCACCTCGAACCCTGGAGGACACGGCGAGGATGACGAGAG gttggAAGGTATTCAGTACCCGTACCACCTCTACATCAACCCCTCAGCCCGGCCCGGCACCAACGGGCCCGACCGGCCCTTCCAGTGTCCTACCTGTGGAGTCCGATTCACGCGCATTCAGAACCTGAAGCAGCACATGCTCATTCACTCCG gcatTAAGCCTTTCCAGTGTGACCGCTGTGGGAAAAAGTTCACACGGGCCTACTCCCTAAAGATGCATCGGCTGAAGCACGAAG TGATTTCCTCGTGCCCGACTACCTGA